A genomic region of Phenylobacterium parvum contains the following coding sequences:
- the ruvX gene encoding Holliday junction resolvase RuvX: MPVIDLDELPQALPRRGALTGVDAGEKTLGVAFSDAAWMVATPHSVIRKSKFTDDAAALFRLMDERGSATLVIGLPLNMDGTEGPRCQSCRALGRNLLRLRPELVVTFQDERLSTAAVERTLIGEADLSRGKRAEVVDRAAAAWILDAALDRLRALGRS, encoded by the coding sequence ATGCCCGTAATCGACCTCGACGAACTGCCCCAGGCCCTGCCCCGGCGGGGCGCCCTAACGGGGGTGGACGCCGGGGAGAAAACCCTTGGCGTGGCCTTCAGCGACGCCGCCTGGATGGTGGCGACGCCCCACTCCGTGATCCGCAAGAGCAAGTTCACCGATGACGCGGCGGCCCTCTTCCGCCTGATGGACGAGCGCGGATCCGCGACCCTGGTGATTGGCCTGCCCCTCAACATGGACGGGACCGAGGGCCCCCGCTGCCAGTCGTGCCGGGCGTTGGGCCGGAACCTCCTGCGCCTGCGACCCGAACTGGTGGTGACATTCCAGGACGAGCGGCTGTCCACCGCCGCGGTGGAGCGAACCCTGATCGGGGAAGCGGACCTCTCGCGGGGCAAGCGGGCCGAGGTGGTCGACCGCGCGGCGGCGGCCTGGATACTGGATGCGGCGCTGGACCGGCTCCGGGCCCTGGGCCGCTCCTGA
- a CDS encoding Rap1a/Tai family immunity protein has product MKSALALALIASLAAAALPARAAGEFMTGKTLKVGLEGWVSDDSDETVRDSAAFGYVIGVHDAMSGTLVCSGDDVTQGLVVQAVLQYLRSHPESLNNSADTVVVAALKGVWPCRNS; this is encoded by the coding sequence ATGAAATCTGCTCTCGCCCTGGCCCTCATCGCCAGTCTCGCCGCCGCCGCCCTTCCAGCCCGGGCGGCCGGGGAATTCATGACGGGGAAGACCCTGAAGGTCGGACTTGAGGGATGGGTCAGCGACGACTCCGACGAGACGGTCCGGGACTCCGCCGCCTTTGGCTACGTCATCGGCGTTCATGACGCCATGTCGGGCACTCTTGTCTGCTCGGGCGATGACGTGACTCAGGGCCTCGTGGTCCAGGCCGTCCTGCAATACCTGCGGTCCCACCCGGAGTCGTTGAACAACAGCGCGGACACTGTGGTGGTCGCGGCCCTCAAGGGCGTCTGGCCCTGCAGAAATTCCTGA